Part of the Paenibacillus sp. FSL R7-0273 genome is shown below.
GATGTGCCTGATACCTTTGCTACGGACGGTCATTTCGACGACGGCCCGGATAGCGGGGGATCTGGGCTGCAAAGCGGCTATTATTGGTTTGAGAGCACAAGCAATCAGGGGTGGAGCGTCGTCTCGCTGATTCCGCAGAAGGAATACAACAATGCGAAGAACCGCTGGGTCGTTCAGATGGTTTATTTGTTCTTGTTATTTCTGGGAAGCAGCCTGCTTATCTCTTGGTTCTTATGGAAAATGGTCTACGTTCCGCTGCAGCAGTTCAACCTGCAGATCAAGTCCATCACACAGCGCAATACGGCGCTTGCCGACGCTCCGCGCCTGCGGGTGCCTGAGTTTGATTTTCTGCTGAAGCAGCTGCAAAACATGAAGGAGCAGATCAACGGCCTGATCGAAGAAGTGGGCCTTAAAGAGAAACGCAGAGCGGATCTTGAGGTGGAGAAGCTGCTTTATCAGATTAACCCGCATTTTCTGATGAATACACTGGATACGGTCCACTGGCTGGCTGTAATGAACGGACAAAAGGATATTGATAAGCTTGTAGTCTCGCTCAATAAGCTGCTCTATTACAATCTGGGCAAACGGGGACCAGTCTCAACGATCCGAGAGGAGATTGATTCCATCCGGCAGTATTTGACGCTGCAGCAGGTGCGTTATGATTTCGCCTTTGATGTGCGGATTCAGGTTAACGATGATGTGCTGGACCTGGTGATTCCCCGGTTTATTTTGCAGCCGATTCTTGAGAATTCCCTGTACCATGGGCTGGATGATGAAGGATATATAGAGGTGGATGTGGTAAAGGCAGACGGGCAAGTCATTATATCTGTGCATGACAACGGCACCGGCATCTCGGAGGAGGAGATCGGCAGACTGCTGCAGGAGACACAGGTTGAACAGCAGAAGGCGGGTATGGGCATCGGGATGAGCTATGTGAAGCGGATGATCGAGAACCAGTACGGCCCTTCGGCCAGCCTGGAAATAGACAGTGTACTCGGGAAAGGCACAACGGTGTATCTGAAATTACCAAGCATGGAGGTTCTGCCGAATGATAAACGTCTTGATCGTGGATGATGACAATCTGGTACGCAAAGGGCTGATGTCTATGCTGCCCTGGAGCGAATATCAAATGAGCGTTGTAGGGGAAGCCAAGAACGGTGAGAAGGCTTTGGAGTTTCTGGCCGGGCACCGTGTTGATTTACTCCTTACCGATCTGGCGATGCCTGTCATGTCCGGGATGGAGCTGATGCGCATCGTGCGGAAACAGTATCCACATATTGCAATTGTCGTTCTTACGCTTCATCAGGATTTTGAATATATCCAGGATTGCCTGCGGCTCGGGGCCATTGATTATATCGCCAAGGTGGAGCTGGAGACGGACAGCTATGATGAGGTGATGGACAGAATAATCGGGAGAATTATGGAGGAAAAAACAAAGAGCGGCGTGATTCCGATGCTGGAGGATGACCGTCAGAATTATAACTGGTTCTATGAAGCCCGTCACGAGCTGAAGTCGCCGGCTGCAGCACCGGGTACCCCACCCCGTTCCGAAACGGCCAGCGAAGTTCTTCCAGCGGAGTTAAAGCAAATCGGGCTGTCGCTGGGCTGGGTGCATAAGAACGCTGAGTATGCAGCGTTTCTGGAGAGTCTCAAGAAGGCAGCCCTGCCGCCGCACAGGCTAACCACTTTCCTGAATTCTATGCTGCAGGGCTGGAATCCCATCTATACTTCTGTGACCAGGCAGCAATTGGAGCTGCCGGAGGCCTTCAGCGCCTGGTATGAAGTGGAAGAATGGCTGGACCAAGCCAGAGTCTCTCTCTCTTCCGCTATCGGCAAGCCGCAATATTCCGGAGAGGTCAAAGAATGCATTGCCCGGGCGGTACAGGCCATACACGAGGAATTCTCCGGCCCGGTCACGGCTTCGGCAATAGCCGGGCAGGTGAATATGAGCCGGAGCTATTTTAGCCAGTGCTTCAAGGATATCATTGGTATGACCTTTAACGAGTATTTACGCTCCGTCCGGGTAGATAAGGCCAAGGATTACCTGCAATATACCCAGAAGAACGTGCAATGGATCTCCGAGCATACGGGATACACGGATCAGAAATATTTCAGCCGCGTCTTTCACGGAAGAACAGGCATGCTGCCCACCGAGTACCGGCAAGCGTTTCACTCCGGGAAACAAATGTCCGATTTACAGGGGGAGTAATGTCCTGAATTGCCGCCAACTTCCGCCATTCTTCTACCCAAAGCCGAGACCGCTGTCTACCATGTAGGCGGTTTCAATCATGTATACTCAGATCACAAGGTGCGATTACTGAGAGAAGGGAAGGTCAGATGAAGGGAAGACAGGGGATCGCTGCTTTGGCTGCTTTTATGTCGTTGCTGCTGTTTGCAGGCGGATGCCGCGGAGCGGAGAATTCAGGCCCTGGCGTGGGGCAGTCCCGTTCCAGGCTGCTACCCGGTTCCTCTGGAAAATATGAAGAACCGGTCACGATCAGAATCGGTACGACGATCGAATCGACAAGAGCGATGCTTGAGGGTGAAACACTTGTCGACAATCAGTACACCCGCAATATCCGCAGCAACCTGAATATAGTAGTCGATTATGCGTTTAAGGCTTCACCAGCCAATTATAACCAGAAGGTTAGCCTGGCCATTGCCAGCGGCGATCTCCCGGATGCGATGATTGTCGGGGCCGTAGAGCTTAGGGAGATGGTGGAGGCAGACCAGCTGGCCGATTTGACAGACGTTTACCATACCTATGCTTCACCGGTCATCAAACGGATTGTAGACAGCACCGACGGGGAAGCCCTGAAGAGCGTGACGTTTGGCGGCAAAATTCTGGCCCTCCCCAATGTGCAGCTGCGCGCGGATGGCATTCATCTGCTGTGGCTCCGCAAGGATTGGCTGGACAAGCTGAATCTGCAGCGGCCGCAGACGATGGAGGAGCTGGAACAGATCGCCCGCGCCTTTGTAGAGCAGGACCCGGATGGTAATCAAAAGGCGGATACGATCGGTCTGGCCGGCCCGGGGTCGACAGGTAGACTGTATGCCACTTTCCTGCAGTCGACCAACAATCT
Proteins encoded:
- a CDS encoding sensor histidine kinase, coding for MGALRLIIHYMQQATMKKRIMFIFATGTLIPFLCAALLSYRTMSSILTSNLDSSVRSNLKQVELSLERTISNLNHVSQQLAFQGSIGKKVDSLLSSDQPYEKAVLTEEINTELNLISFTNPTIGLMMYYSGSKGEYLFNSTIVKEDYEVDGLPLLAEYFRISYFGPHISNERYNDEYVISALRKVELPGAADEMYVYVESGFKMTPSIFENNLEDSSFYLILDNDKRIAYSDVPDTFATDGHFDDGPDSGGSGLQSGYYWFESTSNQGWSVVSLIPQKEYNNAKNRWVVQMVYLFLLFLGSSLLISWFLWKMVYVPLQQFNLQIKSITQRNTALADAPRLRVPEFDFLLKQLQNMKEQINGLIEEVGLKEKRRADLEVEKLLYQINPHFLMNTLDTVHWLAVMNGQKDIDKLVVSLNKLLYYNLGKRGPVSTIREEIDSIRQYLTLQQVRYDFAFDVRIQVNDDVLDLVIPRFILQPILENSLYHGLDDEGYIEVDVVKADGQVIISVHDNGTGISEEEIGRLLQETQVEQQKAGMGIGMSYVKRMIENQYGPSASLEIDSVLGKGTTVYLKLPSMEVLPNDKRLDRG
- a CDS encoding response regulator transcription factor; this translates as MINVLIVDDDNLVRKGLMSMLPWSEYQMSVVGEAKNGEKALEFLAGHRVDLLLTDLAMPVMSGMELMRIVRKQYPHIAIVVLTLHQDFEYIQDCLRLGAIDYIAKVELETDSYDEVMDRIIGRIMEEKTKSGVIPMLEDDRQNYNWFYEARHELKSPAAAPGTPPRSETASEVLPAELKQIGLSLGWVHKNAEYAAFLESLKKAALPPHRLTTFLNSMLQGWNPIYTSVTRQQLELPEAFSAWYEVEEWLDQARVSLSSAIGKPQYSGEVKECIARAVQAIHEEFSGPVTASAIAGQVNMSRSYFSQCFKDIIGMTFNEYLRSVRVDKAKDYLQYTQKNVQWISEHTGYTDQKYFSRVFHGRTGMLPTEYRQAFHSGKQMSDLQGE